In one Helicobacter sp. MIT 21-1697 genomic region, the following are encoded:
- the serA gene encoding phosphoglycerate dehydrogenase: protein MKYKIIVCDHIHQKGLDLLMAQNDVQMENLASLPKNELLTKIKEADVVITRSSTDVDETFLASSGQIRAVVRAGVGVDNVDIEGCSRKGIVVMNVPTANTIAAVELTMAHLINAVRNFPGANTQLKHERKWKREDWYGIELKGKKLGIIGFGNIGSRVGIRAKAFEMEVLAYDPYILPSKATDLGVAYTSNFEEILSCDIITIHTPKNAETKNMITAKQIAQMKDGVILINCARGGLYNEKDLYDALSVGKIKWAGIDVFDKEPAINNALLDLPNVYVTPHIGANTLESQEQIALQAAQAAIEAARGSSYPNALNLPVKESELPSMVKPYLELIQKLAFLAVQANKGVITSIHIQAQGEISAYGDSLQTFALVGALNASLGDKINYVNAPFIAKERGIDVKMTLQQESETYKNHIYITLSTQNESITLSGAVFEDRHLRLTSINHFQFDIEPKGKMIFFKNTDVPGVIGLVGSILGNHQVNIADFRLARQNKEAMAVILVDSEVSSEVIKQLEDIPACLGVKIVNL, encoded by the coding sequence ATGAAGTATAAAATCATTGTGTGCGATCATATCCATCAAAAAGGACTTGATTTGCTTATGGCACAAAATGATGTGCAAATGGAGAATCTTGCTAGTTTGCCAAAAAATGAGTTACTTACTAAGATTAAAGAGGCTGATGTTGTCATTACACGAAGCTCTACTGATGTTGATGAGACTTTTTTAGCGTCTTCAGGGCAAATACGCGCAGTAGTGCGTGCAGGTGTTGGTGTAGATAATGTTGATATTGAAGGTTGTTCTCGTAAGGGTATTGTTGTGATGAATGTGCCCACAGCAAATACAATTGCAGCTGTTGAGCTTACAATGGCTCATCTTATTAATGCTGTGCGAAATTTTCCCGGAGCAAATACACAGCTTAAACACGAGCGCAAATGGAAACGTGAGGATTGGTATGGTATTGAGCTTAAGGGTAAAAAGCTTGGCATTATTGGATTTGGTAATATCGGTAGTCGCGTAGGGATAAGGGCAAAGGCATTTGAAATGGAAGTTTTAGCCTATGACCCTTATATTTTGCCCTCAAAAGCTACTGATTTGGGTGTGGCTTATACAAGCAATTTTGAAGAGATTCTCTCTTGTGATATTATTACCATTCACACGCCCAAAAATGCAGAAACAAAAAATATGATTACTGCCAAACAAATTGCACAGATGAAAGATGGAGTGATACTTATTAATTGCGCTCGCGGCGGCTTATATAATGAAAAAGATTTATATGATGCCTTAAGTGTTGGTAAGATTAAGTGGGCGGGGATTGATGTATTTGATAAAGAGCCAGCAATTAATAATGCACTCCTTGATTTGCCAAATGTATATGTAACACCACATATCGGAGCAAATACTTTAGAATCTCAAGAGCAAATTGCCCTGCAGGCTGCTCAAGCTGCAATAGAAGCAGCAAGAGGTTCAAGCTATCCTAATGCTCTTAATCTTCCGGTTAAAGAATCTGAACTTCCCTCTATGGTGAAACCTTATCTTGAGCTAATACAAAAACTTGCTTTTTTAGCAGTGCAGGCGAATAAAGGCGTGATTACTTCAATACACATACAGGCTCAAGGTGAGATTAGTGCTTATGGAGATTCGTTGCAGACTTTTGCTCTTGTGGGCGCACTTAATGCAAGTTTGGGCGATAAGATTAATTATGTCAATGCTCCTTTTATAGCCAAAGAGCGAGGTATTGATGTGAAAATGACACTTCAACAAGAGAGTGAAACTTATAAGAATCATATTTACATCACTCTAAGCACACAAAATGAGAGCATTACTCTTAGTGGTGCTGTATTTGAAGATAGGCATTTGCGTCTTACATCAATTAATCATTTTCAATTTGATATTGAGCCAAAGGGCAAGATGATATTTTTCAAAAACACTGATGTGCCGGGTGTAATTGGGCTTGTAGGGAGCATTTTGGGGAATCATCAAGTCAATATTGCTGATTTTCGCCTTGCGCGCCAAAATAAAGAGGCAATGGCTGTTATTCTTGTGGATTCTGAAGTCTCAAGTGAAGTTATTAAGCAGCTTGAGGATATTCCGGCGTGTTTGGGTGTAAAGATTGTGAATTTATAG
- a CDS encoding putative Se/S carrier-like protein, with protein sequence MQQDVKPFRAYIVLYTTSSAFAAQRCLSTPLLASFEFSLSLVPTPKEYSSDCGLALFLEGGNTLQGKSLEDFLESVNHILTQRHMKYEVKLI encoded by the coding sequence ATGCAACAAGATGTAAAACCTTTTAGGGCATATATCGTGCTCTATACGACTTCAAGTGCTTTTGCAGCCCAAAGATGCCTAAGCACCCCCTTACTTGCCTCATTTGAATTTTCTTTAAGCCTTGTGCCTACGCCCAAAGAATATAGTAGTGATTGTGGTTTGGCTTTATTCTTAGAGGGTGGAAATACGCTTCAAGGCAAATCTTTGGAGGATTTTTTAGAATCTGTAAATCACATTTTGACACAAAGACATATGAAGTATGAGGTGAAACTTATCTAA